The Scomber japonicus isolate fScoJap1 chromosome 21, fScoJap1.pri, whole genome shotgun sequence region TTTAGCTTGTGTTGTTGGCTTGATAGACCACGCTACTCTAACATACTAATGATTCATCTtctaattgcatttttttttcaccgTACAACGCTCCCACCCTTAAAGCCGGGTAGGGAGCGGGCTGCTTTCGACCCAGTTGGATAAGCAATGTGTGACGCAGTGCATGACATCCCTACGCAAAGGTGTGCATTGTTCTTATCTTCTTTTTACCTAGTTGAGTTACTGTCATTGTATTTActgtgtttactttttttttatttctaatccCTTAATTAACCAGGTTAAAGTCTGACTGAGATTAAAATCACTGTTTCAAGAGCGACCCGGCCAAGAGAACAACGTGAACATTGATTACCAGTAGTGTGATTGGTTATTTGAGCATGCGAGAGGTGTGACTGGAACTGTACACTTATGATGTGATGAAGCCTCCTTACTTACTGCAAATAGTgaataacataatatataatataataatacagtactgtgcaaaagtctttgatgcattagatttgttgttttagcaatgctataatgaccatatataattatttctcagtctctttaaTAGAATACcaccagaaaatacaggaaatgtgtatgcagcTGAAAAAACAGCTTCTATTGGCTAAAGTGGCATgtatttagtgtgacctccccttacacttgagcaatagcaggaaccttGCTCTGTTAATcctaaatggaatggaaccCTAAGTAATATCATTGCTAACGCCTATATTTGTTCTACTATTTCAAGGCACAATAACtgttatgaaaaaagtcaattaTACCAGGTGTGAGCATTACATACACATGTTTGGAAGCTTGCTAATATATATAAGACCAACTTTCAATCACATCATTCCATTCAACATGTCAAAGATCACAGAATTTGACAGACATAAAATCATAATTTTGCATCAGCAAAGCCACTCTCAAAGGGAAATCAGCTTCAGTCAACTTCAGGACAGTCTCTCCAAAAGACTTCAAGACTGCTTAGTGACTTCTGTAGAAGTCATTTTGTATtggaaattgtttttatttttttaatttgtgtacataaaaaataaatatggataatataaaaaagaacaaagctAGTGGTGGCCTAAAATTTtggcacagtactgtatataaagaatAATGCCTTCACAGATGTTAGTAATGTCTATCTAAAGCTATAGGCTATCATATCaacttatattttattcaccTGTGTTGACATCTTGTTGATCGTTGATCCTCAGGTTCTGTGCTACGACTATCACGTCAACGGCTCTCATGACCTCATCGGGGAATTTAAAACCACACTCGCGGAATTGCAAACAGAAACGCACGGTTCCCTGGTgaggcattgtgtgtgtgtttgattcccATTCTCGTATTCTGTTACGTTATGTTCTGCTTATAATACAACTCTCATATGTATGACTCATACTCTCACAGGCGGAATTCAAATGCATTAACCCAAAAAAGTTGAGGAAGAGAGGCTATCAAAACTCTGGAGTCATTTGCATCAGGCGATGCCAGGTAATGATTGAGAAATGAGAAAGTTTAAAGCATCCTACTGCTATGATCTCTTcatcattgtttattttgtctgaaTTGGTACATCTTTTCATTGTTTCATAGACcatgcatttttaaaagacagcGAGGAATAATTGGTTGATTCATACATGTGTTATCGCATTGTTAATGCATCATTTAACCTTTCAGATAGAGAAGGAGTACACCTTCCTGGATTATATTATGGGGGGCTGTCAAATCAACTTCACTGTGAGTCTGGAAAtgtcaaacacaacatttaataCTCCTGTTTATGTTCTCAAATCCACAACGCAAACATACCGAATGTCATAAATacaacatgatttttttaaatggcccTGAATTTGCTACTTCCAGGTAGCAATTGGATGAAAACTGTGTTGTGAGTCTCTTATTTGCATTGGGTCACTTGAACCTTATCCTCTCTCTGCCCCGGGCTAGATTGCCATCGACTTCACAGGCTCCAATGGTGACCCTCGAACTCCAGAGTCCCTCCACTACATCAACCCAGAGGGCTTCAATGAATACCTGACAGCCATCTGGGCAGTGGGTAATATCATCCAGGACTATGACAGGTAAACAACTCCATTTCACATTATCCTACCACTTACTCTACGAAACCAATcatctttttccttttatttattgtatgtgaCAACCTTATATGAAGCCAGTCAGATAAAAGGGCTGTATGAATAAAGGATGCTTGATTACGTTGTTCATATTTTGGTGAATTTAATCTACTGACTCATACCTATACCTACagtgtacatttatttattttctgttttttagtAACAAGAAGTTTCCTGTCTTTGGGTTTGGAGCTCAGATCCCTCCCACCTGgcatgtatgaaaaaaaaaaacgtttcaGATCCGAAACACTGTTATACACACTTAGCATCAGACATTTCATGGATCCGTCAGGTTAAAGTCATGTGTTCCTGTGACAATGATCCCTattgactttggtgatcctgtgacattttgtatatttcataaaacaaattttaacttgtgaaatatttcaacagttACTTGATGGGTTTTCTAAAAACGTTCAAGGTTCCCAGATTATGAATACTAATGACTTTGCTCCTCCATTGATAACCTGAGGCTGATATTTGTGGTTGTAAGTTAAATCACTCAACAGGTGTTGATGGATTGTGGTGAATATGGTAGAGAATATAAACTTCACAGTGGTTTTCTGATTTGACTATCAAATTCTGAAAATGGTGAAATACTAAAGTTTATGTGTAATTATTTATCTCATGCTCACAGGTTGCCCATGAGTTTCCAGTCAATTTTGATCCAGCAAATCCTTTCTGTGATGGTAAGTAAACACTTGTTACAACACTGTGTTTGGCTATTAAAAGATGCATTTGCATTGCTGCCACTACTCCTAtttatatgtgtgcgtgtgtgtgttgcaggcatAGAGGGGGTGGTGCAGGCTTACCAAAAGTGCCTACCTCAGATAAAGCTCTGGGGACCCACCAACTTTGCTCCAATTATCAGCCACGTTTCCCGCTTTGCCAGACAAGCTCTCCACCAGAATATGGCCTCAGTAAGTAGCCAAAGAGCAAGTGTCTGAATACTGAGTGTGAAATCTAATGACaaatttttctttcttcacctGCAGCAATACTTCGTGCTGCTCATCATCACAGACGGAGTGATCACAGACATGGACAAGACCCGCACCGCAATCGTAGAGGCCTCTCGTCTGCCAATGTCTATCATCATAGTGGGTGTGGGTAAAGCAGACTTCAGCGCAATGGAGTTCCTCGACAGCGATGACAGACTGCTGCGTGGGCCCACCGGTGAAGTCGCGGCACGAGACATCGTCCAGTTTGTACCCTTCAGAGATTTTCAAGTAAGCTGCTGGTCACCACTATATACTACAGTAAGTACAGGAAGTTAGAGTCTGTACCCGAGATGTTCTCAGAATTCATGAGAGAATATGTCACGGTCAGTTATTAATACTCAGTTGTTCACTGGGCTATATTTCGTACATCGCTGCTCCTTTACGTTTTGCTCTTAACATCGATCTGACCACAAACGCTCCACACCGCCTTTCCTCTAGCCTTCTTTTTATTGAATTGCTCAGTGTGAGTTGTGAGTAGCACAGGCTCGGGTACACATTAATAGGTTAAGGTCCTGAAGGCCAAGACTGGTCAGTCATTTATGTCAATTTCTCATTGCAGGGAAACAGTGTGGCCCTCGCACAGAGCGTCCTGGCAGAACTGCCCGATCAAGTTTCCTCCTTCTTCAATTCTTACAAGCTGAAACCCCCTAATACACTGAACGTTTCAGGGCCATCCTGGAAAGACTAACCAAAATGCCttacatttataaaatgcatcttctgtaacctctgtctgtttttattgtatggAAAGGCATGAATCACTGTGAAgaaatgtttacagcttgtgCTGTTATATGAAAGTGGGGTTGAAAacaatatgaataaaactgTGTGACCCAAATCTGTGATTTCATAAAGTTTTCAAACtaacatattaatattaaaaaaatgtctgtgaCCAAAGAGACAATGATGGCATATTGTGCATGATAACACAGAACAATCAGAATGAAATGAATCAGAATATTGTCTGTGCACTGGAAATGTATCAGTTGGCATGTGGAGATGGCTTTGTTGATTAAGTGTCATTATTTCTTGtacatttcttttctctgttgtaCCTTAAcatctttttaatattaatgtaattaatCCATTTTATGCAGAATTCTTACAATCTTACTCTGAGATAGCAGCAGACACTACATAATGGAAACATAATGTAAAAGTGCGATTACAGGAACAATCATGCATGTGGAAGTTTGTCCTTATATAAGTCTGTGTAACACTGCAATTAAAGgcctttattttattgtactaTTGTATCTGTCTTTCCATTTTGTACTGTACACTCCACTGTGCTTATTTTTACATTCTGTTGCTCTCAGTCCAAACATCAACACAACTTAACTATTGAAGAGATACTTTCTCATCACCAGTGGTTTGTTAGCCCAGTAAACGCACAAATGATATGcagtcataattattattatgagtataTATTGataagatacaaataaaaataatcatttattagTTCCACAATGGAGAAATTTCCTGTGATACAACAGCAAATGGATAGCAAAAATTGAAAGAGCATCAAGTAAGTAAACAAGCAATGTGGACAATAGGTATTAATAACAATCACActtaatttactgttttttcacATACACTGCAACAAGAAACCATTGTTTTAGTTAAGGCTGATATGGGCGAATGCTTGTGATCAATAAAAGGAGATTCAcataatgtcagtgttttattaaCACTGCTcgacatgaaaaacaaaataatgatctAGTAAAATGGAGTCAatctatgtttttgttttacaaacTCAATGATGTATTTGTTTGCGTTCTTATTTGATCAGTTTTAGTAGGATTTGTGTTTAGATGTTCCACCGACCTCATATTTTTAGCTGCATTGCAATACTTGGGTGGACCGGCGGATGTCCCCGTATGTAGAAACAAGCGCACAGGGCACCGCCCACAATAAACGTAGACTAGCAGACACGCTAACGTCAGCTTCCTAAAGGTAGGGCATGCCAACGATGAGAAAACATGTTCATATTATTTCGTTTCCGCTCTCGAAGTTAATATAATATTGTCAGCTGACTCCCAAGTTATAAGGAACATCCGGGACTCCTGTCTTCACACATTGGTGGCGGAGCTGTAACGAAAGTAGGCGTCAAGTAAGTTAATTTACGCTCCTCTGTGAAATACACAGCACACTTTATCTAACAGCTATCTGAAAACTAAACCATGTAAATAATGTGTCTGTCTTTTGTTGGTCTCTACAAGCCTCAAAATATCAGTTACGTCTGGTAATTAACGTACTGTTACGTAACGTACGGTAAACTGACGTTCACGCTAACGTGATCGCTATATGTGACAAAACAAGGCTGAATGTTTTCCATAATAGTTGATAGCTAACTTActttcataaaaacaatatttaataaatgttcgTGAACCGGTCTTAAATTGAACCTGTATCAAACACGGGTTTTAGCTACCATACATTACAGACTGTGCTTTTTGATAGACTGGGGGGTGGAGCTGCAAGACGTCTAGTAAACTCTCTACTACGCTCCGTTAGATAGCTGGAATTTACATCGACTGGAATATCTGACATGTTATTCAAATATGGAGGCTAAGTGGATCAAGTGTTGGCCGAATTTACGAAAAGACTGCAACGAATCATGACATATCTTGTATGAGTTATATTTCACCCTCTGTTTGCATTTATttcaataaacaaattaaaaatgagaTATTTTTAATAACGTTTGGGCGTATATCTGGTGACCATCACTGCTGGAATACGTAGGCACAAGTTAAAGTTAGTAAGTAGGTACTGAGATATttaacttcagtaaaagtaACTGATACATTTATTACAGTTAACTAATATATGTAATAGAGACAGTTAACTGATAGATGTAATACAGTTAAATAAGTACCTCATTAATACTGATGTGTTAGTacataagcagcattttaatcaGTCACAGCTCGATTTTCTGCAagattagtacttttacttaagtagttAAATTATTTTAAGTAATACTTCTGTACTTTTACCTGAATGTGATTttgaatacatgtttttttttaaacctgcaaTGAAGAGTTATATTGTGGTGTTGATAGGCAACTTTTACAAAAGTAAAGGATTTGAGCACTTCTCCTAACATTGCAGGTCACAGAATCTGATAGATGACCAGATACAGTGGATACAGCTACTGACACATCTTAACAGAAAGTCTGTCCTCAAAAATAGCTTAATGATAACAGGTATGATGCAAAAGTCACATAGCTGAGTCATAACTGTGTTTCTAagctgtgtatctgtgtttatgtttgtcaggtcttgtgtgtgagtgtgtgacctctgggctGTGATGGCGGCAGTTGGACCTCCAGGGCCAGGTGCCACTGGATGTGTGACCAAGGTGGCGCTGAGTGTTTCCTGTAACAATCTGCTGGACATGGACCACTTCTCGAAATCTGACCCTCTGTGTTTGCTTCTCATGAACAGCTCAGGATCTCAATGGTGGGAGGTCAGTTTGTCAAAAGGTTGATCTGCTACAATCACTGCAAACAGTTCAGTGatattcttatttattataatgCACTGATTCATGAACTCTTTTATTCACTGAAGAACTATTTTGTTAGCATATAAATAATGTATGATCCACTGCAGTGAGATTCACTTTTTGTCTACTCACACTAATATTAGTCAAAACTCTGGctgttaacattttaacattttaagtaGAAAAGTGTGTTGACTTTTTGTGACATTTATAAAGTTAGATAACtcaattgtgtgttttgtcaccTTGGAAATTACCACATCTGCTGCTCTGATTAAGACTATACACACAAATCattgactatgtgtgtgtgtgtgtgtgtgtgtgtgtgtgtgtgtgtgtgtgtgtgtgtgtgcgtgcgtgtgtgtgtgtgtgtgtgtgtgtgttaggttgGCCGGACAGAGAAAATCGACAACTGCCTTAATCCTGCATTTTCCAAGACTTTTGTCATTGACTACTACTTTGAGATGGTGCAGAAGCTGAAGTTTCAGGTGTTCGATATTGACAGTGATGACAGCAGTCTGGCAGATGCCGACTTCCTAGGAGAACTGGAGTGTACACTGGGACAGGTTGGTCCTCTTTGCATGCCACGACAGGTCACGCATCATTCCAAACGTGTATTCATGA contains the following coding sequences:
- the LOC128382074 gene encoding copine-3-like isoform X1, with the translated sequence MATAPVIGATHLASKVELTISCDRLLDMDIFSKSDPLCVLYINTSGSHWYEFGRTEMILNSLNPRFAKKFVMDYYFEMLQRMKFCVYDIDSDSHNLEDDDFLGELECTLGQIVSNKQMTRTLTLKDGRPAGHGTITIYAEEMTDNRVAHFEVSGRKLDKKYLWWSDPFLEFYKKTETGWLLAHRTEVIRNNLNPTWKPFRISLRALCGGDVENPIKVLCYDYHVNGSHDLIGEFKTTLAELQTETHGSLAEFKCINPKKLRKRGYQNSGVICIRRCQIEKEYTFLDYIMGGCQINFTIAIDFTGSNGDPRTPESLHYINPEGFNEYLTAIWAVGNIIQDYDSNKKFPVFGFGAQIPPTWHVAHEFPVNFDPANPFCDGIEGVVQAYQKCLPQIKLWGPTNFAPIISHVSRFARQALHQNMASQYFVLLIITDGVITDMDKTRTAIVEASRLPMSIIIVGVGKADFSAMEFLDSDDRLLRGPTGEVAARDIVQFVPFRDFQVSCWSPLYTTGNSVALAQSVLAELPDQVSSFFNSYKLKPPNTLNVSGPSWKD
- the LOC128382074 gene encoding copine-3-like isoform X2 — translated: MATAPVIGATHLASKVELTISCDRLLDMDIFSKSDPLCVLYINTSGSHWYEFGRTEMILNSLNPRFAKKFVMDYYFEMLQRMKFCVYDIDSDSHNLEDDDFLGELECTLGQIVSNKQMTRTLTLKDGRPAGHGTITIYAEEMTDNRVAHFEVSGRKLDKKYLWWSDPFLEFYKKTETGWLLAHRTEVIRNNLNPTWKPFRISLRALCGGDVENPIKVLCYDYHVNGSHDLIGEFKTTLAELQTETHGSLAEFKCINPKKLRKRGYQNSGVICIRRCQIEKEYTFLDYIMGGCQINFTIAIDFTGSNGDPRTPESLHYINPEGFNEYLTAIWAVGNIIQDYDSNKKFPVFGFGAQIPPTWHVAHEFPVNFDPANPFCDGIEGVVQAYQKCLPQIKLWGPTNFAPIISHVSRFARQALHQNMASQYFVLLIITDGVITDMDKTRTAIVEASRLPMSIIIVGVGKADFSAMEFLDSDDRLLRGPTGEVAARDIVQFVPFRDFQGNSVALAQSVLAELPDQVSSFFNSYKLKPPNTLNVSGPSWKD